In Malaclemys terrapin pileata isolate rMalTer1 chromosome 10, rMalTer1.hap1, whole genome shotgun sequence, the following are encoded in one genomic region:
- the NDE1 gene encoding nuclear distribution protein nudE homolog 1, translating into MEDLEGNHFKSVEEETSYWKELAMKYKQCAENTQEELREFQEGSREYEAELETQLQQTEFRNRDLLSENNRLRMELESIKEKIEMQHAEGYQQISALEDDLAQTTAIKDQLQKYIRELEQSNDDLERAKRATIMSLEDFEQRLNQAIERNAFLESELDEKENLLESVQRLKDEARDLRQELAVQQKQEKPKTPIRSTLETERTDTAVQATLSVPSTPAVHRGPNVSISTPGTFRRGFEDSYSGTPLTPAARISALNIVGDLLRKVGALESKLASCRNFVYDQSPNRPAMSSSLYLNKSRDGLEKRLSSSHMPLSDNGLGKRLEFGTRPSNIPAPMAHSPQGVVKMLL; encoded by the exons ATGGAAGACTTGGAAGGAAATCACTTCAAATCAGTGGAAGAAGAAACCAGCTACTGGAAAGAACTGGCTATGAAATATAAACAGTG TGCAGAAAATACACAGGAGGAACTACGTGAGTTCCAAGAAGGGAGCCGAGAATATGAAGCAGAATTGGAGACACAGCTGCAACAAACAGAATTCAGAAATCGAGACCTTCTATCGGAAAACAACCGCCTTAGAATGGAACTGGAGTCAATTAAG GAAAAAATTGAAATGCAACATGCAGAAGGCTACCAGCAGATCTCTGCGCTAGAAGATGACCTGGCACAGACAACAGCTATTAAAGATCAACTACAGAAGTACATTCGAGAACTCGAGCAATCAAATGATGACTTGGAAAGAGCAAAAAG AGCCACTATAATGTCTCTGGAGGACTTCGAACAGCGTTTGAACCAGGCCATTGAAAGAAATGCCTTTTTGGAGAGTGAGCTAGATGAGAAAGAGAATCTCCTGGAATCAGTGCAGCGATTGAAAGATGAAGCCAGAG ACTTAAGGCAAGAGCTTGCAGTGCAGCAGAAACAGGAGAAACCCAAAACACCGATACGAAGTACACTGGAGACAGAAAGAACGGACACAGCTGTGCAAGCAACTTTATCTGTGCCTTCAACTCCTGCAGTTCATAGGGGACCCAATGTCAGTATAAGCACCCCAGGAACGTTTAGAAGAG GTTTTGAGGATAGTTACAGCGGGACTCCTCTCACACCAGCTGCCAGGATATCTGCGCTAAACATTGTGGGAGACTTACTACGGAAAGTAGGG GCTCTGGAATCCAAACTTGCATCTTGTCGAAACTTTGTGTATGACCAGTCTCCAAACAGACCCGCCATGTCCTCATCCCTGTATCTGAACAAGAGCAGAGATGGCCTTGAAAAACGATTGAGCAGTTCCCACATGCCTTTGAGCGATAACGG GTTAGGGAAGCGCTTGGAGTTTGGAACACGGCCTTCAAATATTCCTGCACCAATGGCACATTCCCCACAAGGTGTAGTCAAGATGTTACTTTGA